GCCGGAGGCGGGCCCGGTCTATCAGGAATTTCTATCCGATCTGACACCCTTATTTACCCGCTGCGGCGAGTTTGCCCGCACACACGATATTCGTCTCTCTTTTCATCCCGGCCAGTATTCCGTACTGGCGTCAGATAATCCTGATGTGGTCGAAAGAGCCATTGAGGATGTGGAATATCACACCCTGTGCGCCGTGATGATGGGGTATGGCCAGCGGTTTCAGGATTTTAAAATCAATATCCATATGAACGGCAAGCGCGGTTTTGAAGGCTTTCGCGAGGCGTTTGGCCGGTTAAGCCCGCAGGCGCAGCGGATGCTGACGGTGGAAAATGACGAAATCTCCTGTTCGCTGGACGATGTATTACAGGCGCAGGCGCTCTGCCCCATTGTGCTGGATATTCACCACCACTGGGTAAAAGAGAACGCGTTTATTACGCCGGACGACCCGCGTATTGAACAGATAAAAGCCTCGTGGCGCGGCGTGCGCCCGGTCATGCATTATTCCATCTCTCAGGAAGGACTTATTCCGGAACAGGGTTTTCCGGAACAGTCACAGCTCGGCATTCCCAAAGCTAAACTGCGCGCGCATTCAGATTATTATTTCAACAGTACG
This sequence is a window from Cronobacter sakazakii. Protein-coding genes within it:
- the uvsE gene encoding UV DNA damage repair endonuclease UvsE encodes the protein MKLGFACKFLDSGLKQEFPFKSTTRTRFLSLGHEARLTLLSQLAQTNLNNLYLTLEQLAQLPPALRMMRIGSDLLPLYTVPEAGPVYQEFLSDLTPLFTRCGEFARTHDIRLSFHPGQYSVLASDNPDVVERAIEDVEYHTLCAVMMGYGQRFQDFKINIHMNGKRGFEGFREAFGRLSPQAQRMLTVENDEISCSLDDVLQAQALCPIVLDIHHHWVKENAFITPDDPRIEQIKASWRGVRPVMHYSISQEGLIPEQGFPEQSQLGIPKAKLRAHSDYYFNSTLNDWALSFTDFDIMCEVKMKNIARDRLYDYALLKGVVKAA